A stretch of DNA from Lysinibacillus sp. B2A1:
CATTTTAGGAGAAATAAAACCGGAACCCACAATTAAAGCTATACTTGCCACACTTGAAAGGATGACTCTTTTCCATATTTTCTTGTCTTTTTTCTTTTGTATGCCCATCCCCTTTTCAATAGCAAAATCTAGCTTTTCCATTGGGACATCGATGCTCTCTATTACTTTCTTAATATTGTTCTCCATAATTCTCTCCCTCCCTATTAAAATATTTTTTTAGCTGCTGTATACCTCTATGCACATTTGTCTTAACTGTGCCCTCTGGACAATCTAATAAATCAGCAATATCCTTTGTAGATAAATCACGATAATACTTCAATAGAATGACAGTTTTATATTTCTCTTCAAGCTGCTCAATAGCTTGTAGTAAATCTAGTCTCTCATCATAGCTTGAAACTTGGATTTGCTCTGATTGTTGTTCCAAGATAGGTACTATTTTTTGATTTTTTCGAAGCGTCTCGATGGCTGTATTGATTAGAATCCTCATCAGCCATGTGGTAAAATAGCGCTCCTCTTTGACTGTATGGATTTTGCTATAGGCTCTTGCTACCGTCTCCTGTACAACATCTAAAGCATCATTTTCATTTTTCATATAAATATAGGCCATTTTATATAGCTTTATTTTTTCATTCTG
This window harbors:
- a CDS encoding RNA polymerase subunit sigma-70; this translates as MEKLQEKSLLLKAKKGNNKAFVELLQNEKIKLYKMAYIYMKNENDALDVVQETVARAYSKIHTVKEERYFTTWLMRILINTAIETLRKNQKIVPILEQQSEQIQVSSYDERLDLLQAIEQLEEKYKTVILLKYYRDLSTKDIADLLDCPEGTVKTNVHRGIQQLKKYFNREGENYGEQY